CACTCCCTCCTGAATGATTTGTAACGGATGAACATTCATGGCAGGATTGGGTATAAAAACCCTTGTGAAGTAAGACAAAACATACACACATTCTTAACACTCTGCTTCTTTTGTATTACTACCCTACTTTTACAGCCAGATtctgattctcacaccggaggtgaatcgggggtacaaaccctcgcattctcttcactttcaggtacGGCCGAAGCCATCTTCAATCCAGCCGAAGCCTGTTCACGCGACCGAAAGGATCTTGGCGTAACATTTGGTGCCGTCTGTGGGAAATACGAGAGTTACAAGTTGAGAACGAGAATATGACAGAAACAATTCATGAACATTCACCACCGCCTGGTTTCACCGACAAAGGACAACCGTCCACCCTAGTCGACGAGGACGGCGTTATTATGCTAACCCCTGAAGAACATGCCTTACTCCTAAAGATCCGGGCAGAAAAGGCTGCGGAGAAGGGTAAGGCCAAAGTTGATCAAGTTGACAAGGAAGCGGAAGCGCGAGCCAAGAAAAGAGAGGCTGATGCGCTCCGGTTGAAGGCCCTGCAACTGCAAAGAGAGGAAATTGAAATGCAAGAACGAACCCTGAGAGAGGTGATGCGGGCCGACGAAACCGGCATAACGAATAAAGATAGAAGAGATCGTAGGGTGTATGACGAAGAAGATAAGTCTGACTCTGATTCGCATCCCCGAAGGAAGAGGACTAAGCAACCTTACTCTTCTGATTCAGATGAGGAGCCCGATGGATCCCGCCTCAGGCTCAATCGCTTAGAGAAGGCCCTGTTCGGTGATAGGAGGCCCGATCGAGAACCTGTTGTAACACAAGAGATTGAGTTGTACCGACCCCTTCCGGGCGAAGAGAGAAAATTCCCCAAGATGAGCGAGTTCAACGGGAAAGGAGACCCCGAGGACCACTGTGAAAAGTATGAACTCCTGATGGTTGGGATGGGCCACAATGATATCATGTTGTGCAAAATGTTCAAGATTTATCTCAAAGGGTCTGCTTCGATGTGGTACAAATCCCTGAAACCTCGGTCCATCGGGTCTTACGAGCAGTTAAAGAGGAAGTTCTTAAAGTACTACTCGCACCTATGCCGAAAGGCAAAGGATACCGAAGCCTTAGTCCACTGTCGACAAAGGGCGAATGAAGAGATGGGAGATTATCTCGCTCGGTTCAAGGAAGAAGCGGGGATGGTCACTAACCTGGAAAAAATCAAAGCAATGGGCTTCCTAACAACGGGGCTAAACCCCTATAAACGTAAAAAGCTTCGCTCATCTCTTTACAATTTTCCCCCAAAATCCCTGAATGATATATATGTAAGAGGCGAGAATATTCGCCAAAAAATGGAAAGTATTGGGGGGTATAAAGACTCAAGAAGGGACGACCGATCAAAGCGAGCCGACGGATATGAGGGCTCAAGATCAGGATCTGACCGGAGGGATAGCAGAAAGGAAGGAAGGAAAGACACAGATCGTGGGGCCAAATGACGTCGAGATAGAGATTCGGCCGTATTCACCCCCTTGAATGCGCCGATCTCCGAGATTCTCCATGAGATAAAGGGCAAGCCAGGGTTTGTTCACCCCGCCAAGATGAAGGTCCCGAACCACAAGAAAAACCCCGATAAGTATTGCGACTATCACAGGGACAAGGGGCATAACACTGATGAATGCTATCACCTCAAGAAGCTCATTGAGCGCAAGATCAAAGACGGCGAGCTTAATCAGTTCGTTCGAGATCTGAGAGATAGATTGGGGCCGAAGGAGAACCAAGAGGAGGAAGTAGAGGCCGATGAGTCAGAGCGAAGGGACAGGATACGGGGCGAAGTAAAAACTATATCTGGGGGAAGCATCCTGGATAAGGATAGCAAGAcagcaaagaagaagtatgctcGACAGGTGTACAATCTGTATCAGTTCGGACAGGCAAAGCCCCACATGCCCATGACCTTCAGCATTGAAGATTACGAGGATGTCATTCGCCTGCACGAGGACCCTCCAATCATCAATCCCATCATCGGgcagaataaaatatagaaagTAATGGTGGACACAGGCAGCTCGGCCAATATACTGTTCCACAAAACCTACTGTAAGATGAACTTGGCGGGAGAGCAACTAGAGCCCTGTAACGAGGCTCCCCTTTATGCCATCGGAGGGCATCCTATTCAATTCGAAGGAACGATTACTCTTCCGGTCCTCCTGGGCAAGTTGCCGTATACCGTCGAGAAGCTGGTGAAGTTCTATGTAGTTCGGATTGAAAGCCCATACAATGCAATCTTTGGCAGGCCCTTCTTATCAACCTTCGAAGCAGTGGAGTCTATACCCCACCTCAAACTCAAGTTCCCCACTGATAAAGGGGTAGGAGAAATGAGGGGCGACCAGAAAACCGCCCGAATCATAAGGCTCGAAGACCTTGAGAAGGATCAGGAGTATGAAGGGCCAGATGGAACCGGGAAGAGGAAGCAGGCAGAATCTGAACCTAGCGGAAGCCGGGAAATATTGAACATCGAGCTGGAAAAATTTGGGACCGATCTCTCAAGCCCAATTGTCGAACCCGCGGCAGAGACCGAAGAAGTGGAATTATACGCAGGCCATTCGGGAAAGATGGTCCGAATTGGAAAAAACATGGCGGCGGATCTGAAGGCAAAGGTAATAGCTATCATCCGGAAATACCATGATGTATTCGCCTGGGGACTCGAAGATATGCCTGGATTGGATCCCAAGACGGCAACGCACTACTTGAATGTGCAGCCCGAGGCTAAGCCGCTAAAGCAGAAGAAGACATTTGCAGTCGAACGACAGAAGGTAATAGAAGCCGAAGTGGAAAAATTGTTAGAAGCCAAATTTATCGAGGAGATCGAGTATCCTGACTGGctagccaatgtggtggttgtgAAGAAGTCGAATGGgaaatggagaatgtgcgtgGATTACACGGATCTCAATAAGGCATGTCCGAAGGATCACTACCCTTTGCCTAACATCGACCAACTGATAGACGCAACGGCAGGATATGAGGTACTTAGTTTTTTGGACGCTTTTTCTGGTTATCATCAAATTGCTATGAATGATAGGGATGTGCCCAAGACAGCGTTCATAACTCCGAAGGGGACTTATGCTTATATTAAAATGCCCTTCGGACTGAAGAACGCTGGAGCCACATTCCATCGAATGGTGAACAAGGTCTTTAAAGAGCAAATCGGGAGGAACATGGAAGCATACGTGGATGATATGATAGTAAAATCACTATCCCGAGATCACGCCGAAGACTTAAAGGAATGCTTCGAAACTCTCTGAAAGAACAACATGAGGATCAATCCGAACAAATGTACCTTCGGAGTCTCTAGTGGAAAGTTTCTCGGGTACATGGTCAGCGCCCGGGGAATAGAGGCGAACCCGGAGAAGATCGAAGCAGTTATCAATATGGAACCTCCCAAATGCATCAGAGATATACAGAAATTGACAGGCCGGCTCGCCGCCCTTTGGCGCTTCATTTCTCGGTCAGCCGAAAAAGCACTTCCCTTCTTCGCCGTGCTCAAAGGGTCAAAGAATTTTGAGTGGGGGCCCGAATGCCAAAAGGCGTTCGAAGAAGTAAAAGAATATTTGACGAAGGCACCACTCTTGATGAGGCCCGATCCGAAGGAAACTCTTCAGCTTTATCTAGCTGTGTCCGACAGAACTCTGGGGGCCGTCCTTGTGAAAAATTATGAAGGTAATCAACATCCTGTGTTCTACGTGTCCCATGTCCTCAATGACGCAGAGACAAGGTACCCCAACGCCGAAAAATTCGCATATGGGTTGGTTATGGTCTCTGGAAAATTGCGACATTATTTCCAAGGTCGGACGGTCCAAGTTGTCACCAGCCAACCTCTGAAGAAGATTTTGACTAGGCCCGAAGCCTCTGGGAGAGTCGTAGCATGGTCCATCGAACTCGGGGAATTTAATCTCGAATACGTTCCCCGAACGGCAGTTAAGGCCCAGGCTTTGGCTGACTTCATGGTTGAATGCACATTCTCGGGTCCGAAGGATCTTTCGCCTGATTAACAACTGATCCGGATCCCAGGAAAGTGGAAGCTTTTTGTAGATGGGTCGGTAGCCGGAAAAAAGTGTGGGGCCGGCTTGATCCTCTCCAGCCCCGAAGGATTTGAAATATGCCAAGCCATAAGGTTCGACTTCCCCTTGACAAATAATGAGGCCGAATATGAGGCCCTCATCGCAGGGATGAAGCTGGCCCGAAGCCTTGAGGCGAAGCACCTAAGGGCCTTCAGCGACTCCATGTTGGTCGTGAAACACTTCACAGGGGAATATGAGCAAAGGGACCCCCGAACCAAAGCCTATGCCGCCAAGGTACGTGAGGCTTCTTTATCATTTGAAACCTTTCAACTAAGTCAGATTGGAAGAGAGAATAATTCTAGGGCAGATGCCCTTTCTAGGCTAGCTTCGGCCGAGACACAGAACTTAACTGGTTCTATTTACCTCACCGAAGCCAAGATGCCTTTGATCGAGAAGAAAGAATGTCTTGAAATTCACCAGGGAAGCGACTGGATGACCCCCCTCAGGAACTTTCTGGAAAAAGGCATTCTACCGCCCGACCGAAAGGATGCGCTGAAAATTAAATACAGAGCATCGAACTACACTATAATCAATGAGCGGATGTATCGCCGATCAGTCAGTCAACCCCTTCTGCGTTGTTTGAACAACGAAGAACAGCAACAGACTTTGGAGGCAGTACACGAAGGAATTTGCGGCGAGCACCTGGCTGGTCGGTCGCTCGCCTTTAAAATTCTCCGACAGGGATTCTTCTGGCCCACTCTGAGGGCAGACGCCATCGACTATGCAAAAAGATGTGTACAATGCCAGCTGTTCGCCACTGTCCCGAAATAACCTCCAGAAGAAATGACCTCTGTACTAAGCCCAATTCCATTCGCCGTATGGGCCGTGGATATAGTTGGCATACTGCCCACTAGCACGAAGCAAGCGAAATACTGCATAATCGCCATCGACTACATGACCAAATGGGTCGAAGCTCGTCCTCTGTCAACCATAACCGAAGAAGCCGCTAAAAAGTTCTTCCTGGAACAGGTCATTCTCCGGTTTGGCATTCTGAAAACCTGCATCTCAGATAATGGAACTCAGTTTATTGGAAACAAATTCCGCAAGTTTCTGCACCACTTCGGAATTGAACAGAAATTTAGCTCAGTCGCCCACCCGCAAGGAAATGGGGCAATCGAGGCGGCGAACAAAGTGATATACCGGGGAATCAAGAAAAGGTTGGGCGAGGCAAAAGGAAGATGGGCGGATGAACTCCCTTGGATCTTATGGGCCTACCGAACCACCCCCCCCCCGGACATCAACGGGAGAAACTCCTTTTAGAATGGCCTACGACACCGAGGCCCTAGTTCCTGTTGAGGTAGGCTTGGAATCATACCGAACCGAGACCTACAATGTGGAAACTAATAGCTTCGGGTTGAAGGCGAATGTAGACTTGCtagaagaagaaagagaagcTGCACATCAAAGAAACATGAGGTATTTACTGCAAGCGGCACAACACTATGACTCCAATGTGAAGAAAAGGTCCTTCAGAGTAGGAGACCTAGTCCTAAGGGAGTTAGCCGCATCCATGCCGGCCAAACAAGGAAAGCTCCAGCCTAACTAGGAAGGACCCTATAAGGTAATCGAGGTCGTTCGTCCGGGAACCTATAGGCTCGAAACATTGTCAGGCGAATCAATCAAAAACACTTGGCATGCCAGTCGCCTTCGAAAATTTTATCAGTAAGAAATTTCTTAAAAGTTTGTATTTGATTTATATGTGAAGAATGTAAACAATTTGACTAAATAAAGATGCATTTCCTGTCAAAATTTCTTTATTTATACGTGTTGCGGCCAACCGAGTATTATCTGAGGGCGATCCCGAAGAAGATAAACCCCTCGGCCACCGCCCTTGTCTAATTCTTAATTAAAAGACATAAGGGGCAATCGCCCAAAACTCGAACATCACTACACTATTATGACAATTTGAAATTGGTAAACACGAATTAAGGGCCTTAAGGGGCAATCCTGGAATAACGCCCTATCATTCGTCTTCCCTTAATCGTTAAAAAGGCCTAAGGAACCTCTGTCCCGGGGAGATCCAAAGAAGAACATGGTCATTCGGTCTCACTCAGGTATTAAAAATTAAACCAAAAACCAGGTTAGGGGCGATCTCGAAGAAGACCTCCACTTGGACGAACGAACCATGACCTGCTGATCTAGGGGCAATCGCTGAAAGATCAGCACCCATGTTCCCTCGCCTGAATTCAGTAAAAGGATTAACAGCCCGAACTCCCCTTCGACCTTTAACCCTTGGGGCCGTAAGGGGTAGTAAGGCAGCAATTCATTAAAATCGTTAAGGCAAATGAATAAGCCGAAGATACGATTCATTTCATCCAATTCATCAAAATCGTTAAGGCGAATAAATAAGCCGAAGATACGATTCATTTGGTTCAAATTAGCAAAATTGTTGAGGCAGATAAAGCCGAAGATACAATTAGATAAGATCGTTGAGGCAAATGAAGCCGAAGATacgattcattttattattaaaattgttaaggCGAAAGAAGCCAAAGATACAATTCATTTTGATTATTAAGGCAGATAAAGCCGAAAATACAATTCGATAAGATCATAGAGGCGAATGAAGCCGGAGATacgattcattttattattaaaattgttaaggCAAAAGAAGCCAAAGATACAATTCATTTTGATTATTAAGGTGGATGAAGCCAAAGATACAATAATTAAATGCAGTTAGACAATGCTGATGAAAAGCAAAAGATGCATTAAAATATAAAACCCCGAAGGCTAGTTAAATTACAAAAGCCCGAAGGCGAGAATAATAATTACAAATGCCAATTACAAAGAGTACCGATTACCAAAAATAGAAATACAAGGAGACGAACAAAGAATGTCGCTGCAAGAGTTGGGTACGACTATGGAAACACCTACGACAAACTTCGCAACAAGATCATCTTCCGTCATGTCAAGCACCTCAGTGCTGAAGGTTTAGGCTTGAGGGTCTTCATCCGAGAGCTCTTCGTCTTCGCCGGAGGAGACAGGAGGGACTTCGACTGCTGGACGGCCGATAGGATCCTCCAGGCTGTCGTCCAGCAACTGCTTATAATCCCAATTCAGGCCATGGGCCTTCTCCATGACATAATCAGCGCCGAACTGGAAGCAGCGTTCCTCCGTCCGGTCCAGCTGCTTCTGCTTCTTCCGAAGCTCCTTTCGGAACCTCTTCAGCTGGACGTTCCGGTGGGAGATCCTCCGGTTCGCCCTCTCCAGTTCAGTCTCCAGCCGAGATCTGTCCCCCTTCAGCTCAGCGGCTTCGACCTCGTTCTGGACTTTCACCCTTACAAGCTACTCCTCGGCCGCCATAGCCCTCCTCTCCAACTCCTTCACCTCGGCCATGCGAGTCTCCATGTCCTTAACCTTATCCTCCACGGTTGCAGCCCAAGGAGCGACCTGCAAAAGGACGACAAAAACATTACTAAAAGATGCCGAAAGGAAAGAGATGGAAGAAAAATAGAAAGATAAAAAAAAACGTACCAAGGACAGGAAGGACAGAAGCTCCGTGCAGGCTTCGGTAGTAGAGGCCGAAGCAAAGGTCGGAAGATCGACCGGGAGCTAAAGGCCATGGCATAGGTCTGAAGCCACCTCCTTCGAGGATTGCCGGGCTGGGTACACAGTATGGTCGGACGTGAGCACGCCCCACCCCGGGAGATAAGAGCGCACAATCCCCTCCTTGCTCCGGGTCCTCTTGGAAGGGTTCCCCTCTCCCATATACTCCAGACGGTCCCCCTCCTCGGCCTCAGAAGCCGCTCGAGATTGACGGGGCGACGGAGGCTTCTCGGTCTGGGCCCTCTCGCCTGTGCCCTCCGAAGGATCGGGCGTAGCCCCCTTATCGGCCACCTTCTTCGCCGCCGCCTCAGCCGCCTTCTTCTCGGCCGCCCTGGCCTTCTTCCTCTCGATCAAGGCCTCTCTCGAAGACACTGAAATATAAAGGGGAAACAAGTCAGTCCGGGCATATATAAGCAAATTCATAACAAGCAAATATACAGGTGCTGAGACAAAACTAAAGAAAAGACAAGGAAGAAGTTTTGTTACCCCCACTCCACAAGCTGAAGAGCCAATCCTTGTCCCGAAACTCTCCGGGACCCAGCTTCTTCACATTGACGTCCACTAACGCCGTGTAGTTCTCCTTCTCCTCCAAGGTCAGGCCCGGCATGAGAAGCAACGCGGGATTTACATCTCGCCAAACCGACATGGCCGCCAACCTTGGACCACTCACATAacaccaatgagtgtgagtggaTTTATTGTTCGAATTGGTCGCCGTCCAATCAGGTCGCCCTGCTCGACGGGCGATGGTGTAAAAACCAGAACTCTTCGGATTCTTCCGAAAATCATAATGGTACCAGAATAGGCGAATGATGGGTGCGATCCCAGCGTGAAGACACATGTTCTGGAAACAGTTAATATGGATGAACCCGTTCGGGTCCATCTGTCCGAGGGCGATACCCATCTAGAAGAAAAGGTGATTGATCAGCTTCAACGGTGGCACCCTCAAGCCACACTTGATGGCCGCCTCCGAAACCCCTACGACGCAACCTCCATATCCATCCGGCACCCCGGGAGTGTCGTAGATTCTTTCACCCTCCCTCGGCGCGTATAGCCAACAAAGCCCTCGAGGGACAGAGTAATCATCATACATCTGAACTACGCGTCCTTTCGTCAGTTCAGATCTATTATTGGCTGCGGGATAGTCGGCAGCCGAACCATATAGGGCCCGTCCCGTCCGCTCAGGGCGAATGGAAGACGTTCCCACCAAGCTGTTCGACAAGGGGTCCCAAGAATCTGGGGGACGGTTTGCTCGATCCATGTCCCTGTATCAGGAACAGAGAGACATTAGTCCATGTACTCGGATTAGCAGACATAAAAGAAAAAGTAAAAACCCGAGTACACGTCCCAGGACCAAACGAACCAGAACCCCGGAGGCTGTTTCAGAAGGCTGCTCCTAAGGCAAGCCCTCCCGAAGGATGTTCTTGCCTACAGAACCTTTCGCAAACATCACTCCAGACCACCTGTTTACGCCCTGGGTCGGCTCCCGAAAGACGTTCTAAAACCAAGAAATTCCGAAGAATGTTCTTGGTCAGAAAACACCTCGCATGCCATCTTTAAACCCGTGGGGCCTCCTCAAATTGGTAAAACCCAGAAACCTATATTACCTACCCAGAAATACCCAAAAACCCCAGAAAAACGCAATGGCACACGCACAAAACCCAGAAAAAATCCCGTGAACCCAGAACAAAACCACTAAGTCCACATGTAAACTCCCTAAAACACAGAAAATTAGCATGCAAATTTAAAACTGGAAAATAAGAAAAGAGACTTACTTATTTGGAGATGTTCTTGGATTGAAATGGGATGATTTGGGAAGACGGAGTTGTTGTTGCCCGTGATTGGAAGATTCACCGTGATTTGTCACTGTGTATGGAGGAACTAAAGTGATAAAAAGAAAATGAAACACACAAATGGGCTTATATAGGCGCCTAAAATAAATTTAGAAAAGCGACGTTTGGGGGTTTTTGAAATGGACGTCCCAGATCAAGACGGTTGACATTCAACGGCTGAGATTGAGTCATGGAACGACGTGCCAACAGCTGTCACATTAATGCACTGCAAGTCCCCACAAGCTTGCCACGTGTACGACCGAAGATCGAGGCGGGACTGAAGCGATCGCCCTAGGGTTTCTTCACCCCAATATGGGCCGAGACCGGTGTCCGTCGGCCGGCCCGAAGGCCTAGCCGAAGGACAGGGACATGTTGGTTATAGGCCCAATAAGGCCCATTGAACAAAGGTCCAGTAAGCGGTTAAGCTACTGGGCCGAAGGACCTCCAGGCCCGCGTAACGAAGGCCCACGGAAGCCCAGGCCGAGGCCCACTACTCGCGGACCGTTGGACAGAATAAGGGACATAACGCCCCCTTTTCACTCCCTCCTGAATGATTTGTAACGGATGAACATTCATTGCAGGATTGGGTATAAAAACCCTTGTAAAGTAAGACAAAACATACACACATTCTTAACACTCTGCTTCTCTTGTATTACTACCCTACTTTTACAGCCAGATtctgattctcacaccggaggtgaatcgggggtacaaaccctcgcattctcttcactttcaggtaaGGCCGAAGCCATCTTCAATCCAGCCGAAGCCTGTTCACGCGACCGAAAGGATCTGGGCGTAACAAGTTAATTGAGCATTGACTCTGACCGCCGGAAACTCGGCACGGCACACTCGGCCTGGTCGTCTAGCCCCCATATGATTTAAGATGTACATGTGCATGTTGATGTTTTCAGAGATTAAATTATTGATGTTCTTATTTTTTGGGAAAATGCTGGAAGAAGTAGCAGCCCCCACGTTTCATTCTTTAATGTACAATTATTAGTGATATGAGTatcataacttataagttatttaggtgtttggataattttacctATAAGTTGTTAAAGGGTTTAgtaaatcataacttataagttataattatttttaaaaaaatcaaaattttaatatataattaaatacaTGAATAAAATATTCAAAACATAAATATTGAAATACAAATTACTAAAAATAGTATTTTATATGATAgtatattataaaaaaatattataaaacttATTATAATAATAGTTTGTATAATAATAATTTGGGCTAGTAGAAATATTGATAAGTAATTTGGCCATACTTATtgactaaaatatatataaaaaataatatttaaagaTAATAATTTTAATACATTAATATAATAGGATAAAATTAAAAAATGTAATTAAATAAGGATTTGGAAAGAGAGAAAAGTAGTGAACCGGGTGAGTGAGGACAAATGAAGATGAGAAAGTAGGGATCTCAACTTTCACATTTCATAACATAAGCAGTAAAATATGATCATTTTTTATTTTACCCAAACAGTCAACACAGGAATATAACAACATTTATAGTCATTTAAGTTTGAAGTGGAGGTGCTGCACAGGCACTATATTTTACATTTCTTCCCTGTAACGGAGGTTTTTTTTTTTTGAGGCAAATTTAAATTTCCATTACTTCAAATCATCTTCCAAAATACACAAAAGATCCGGAGGAACATGCTCCCCTCTAAAAATACAACCTAGATTTGAACTCGACAATCTAGCTAGCCAATCTGCTGCCTTGTTCCCAGATCGTTTGACGAATACAATGTCGATATTGTTATAAGACTCCAGAATGCACTTACACTCATCTACTATGCCACCATAGGGTGAGTAGATTTTCTCCTTCTTAAGCATAGCATTCACAACAATTTGGCAATCAGTTTCCACTA
This sequence is a window from Apium graveolens cultivar Ventura chromosome 9, ASM990537v1, whole genome shotgun sequence. Protein-coding genes within it:
- the LOC141685408 gene encoding uncharacterized protein LOC141685408 → MKLARSLEAKHLRAFSDSMLVVKHFTGEYEQRDPRTKAYAAKVREASLSFETFQLSQIGRENNSRADALSRLASAETQNLTGSIYLTEAKMPLIEKKECLEIHQGSDWMTPLRNFLEKGILPPDRKDALKIKYRASNYTIINERMYRRSVSQPLLRCLNNEEQQQTLEAVHEGICGEHLAGRSLAFKILRQGFFWPTLRADAIDYAKRCVQCQLFATVPK
- the LOC141684891 gene encoding uncharacterized protein LOC141684891: MGIALGQMDPNGFIHINCFQNMCLHAGIAPIIRLFWYHYDFRKNPKSSGFYTIARRAGRPDWTATNSNNKSTHTHWCYVSGPRLAAMSVWRDVNPALLLMPGLTLEEKENYTALVDVNVKKLGPGEFRDKDWLFSLWSGVSSREALIERKKARAAEKKAAEAAAKKVADKGATPDPSEGTGERAQTEKPPSPRQSRAASEAEEGDRLEYMGEGNPSKRTRSKEGIVRSYLPGWGVLTSDHTVYPARQSSKEVASDLCHGL